A single genomic interval of Spirosoma linguale DSM 74 harbors:
- a CDS encoding TonB-dependent receptor plug (PFAM: TonB-dependent receptor plug~KEGG: pzu:PHZ_c3264 TonB-dependent receptor): MKFFLFVSCLCWTTLAVGQGSIKGRVLGPDQQPASFAAVVVQKAADSSAVKGGLTAEDGSFVLANVPSGGPYVVSIQYVGSAQYRSDTLRLDSASTASVELGTIKLQQVAKSLQEVTVKTQKTLIERQADRIVLSVENSVITKGNTVNELLKYAPLVRVDNSGSISVGNKSSVLVLVDGRQMGQGALSGFLQTFSAEDVLKVEVITNPSARYDAGFGAVINIVTRKSLENGFNGRATMAYSQGQYGRLNPNGSLNFRQGKWSVFGSLNAFKPAWYYTSMQFDRFFPDGSLRNSMTTLNEYGSLATNLGVDYAINDQHVVGIRLNGKLTDDANDNRTNTAFVNTMGQSDSTLYTTNESMEHNRVYDANLNYKGTFKAGRELTVNLTQTRLRKDVVQDIAYQLSIPSGGIVRTPDQLRIVNPSQQYSFIGQTDYTTPIANGKAKVDVGAKFIDIRNDNVVRQERVEGGQYTTDPSYTFTGLYTERTYAAYTTVSKQFKSGLSIQGGVRAEQTRQELRESSLERTYGGLFPSLSISRSFDNGRAWGVTLSRKISRPSLNSLVPYRYVVDRYTLIEGNPYILPTFSNTLDSYYNLGSVTVFANYTYNRNLITNVISGDVQTRIYTQKDDNLRNVHDFYGGVTLSKNITRKWQTNTTLVGTGNYTDTPLNELASFRTSGFWTYINSTNIISLPKSWKYELSLIYSSPMRYAIFRQKSIYGMSMSINKAILAEKGSLRVSFEDIFRTQRSRIESSYGVVNMAMRSYSDQQRVRFTFSYNFGKKTVKSARETSLGNDSEKGRMSNK, encoded by the coding sequence ATGAAGTTTTTCCTATTCGTTTCATGCCTCTGCTGGACTACGCTGGCAGTTGGGCAGGGTAGTATAAAAGGACGGGTTTTAGGCCCCGACCAGCAACCGGCTTCTTTTGCTGCAGTAGTAGTGCAGAAAGCTGCCGATTCATCCGCCGTAAAAGGTGGGCTTACAGCCGAAGATGGCAGCTTTGTACTGGCTAATGTACCAAGTGGAGGCCCTTATGTAGTGAGTATCCAGTATGTAGGCAGTGCCCAGTATAGAAGTGATACCCTTCGGCTGGATTCCGCGTCGACAGCCAGCGTCGAGTTAGGCACTATAAAGTTACAGCAGGTAGCAAAGTCGCTTCAGGAAGTTACGGTAAAAACGCAGAAAACCCTCATCGAGCGCCAGGCCGACCGGATCGTTCTTTCGGTAGAAAATAGCGTTATCACGAAGGGGAATACCGTTAATGAACTCTTGAAATATGCGCCACTGGTACGAGTTGACAACAGTGGTTCCATCAGCGTTGGCAATAAATCGTCGGTGCTGGTTTTGGTCGATGGGCGTCAAATGGGGCAAGGGGCACTAAGTGGTTTTTTGCAAACGTTCTCGGCTGAAGATGTTCTCAAAGTAGAAGTAATTACCAACCCATCGGCCCGGTATGATGCCGGATTTGGTGCCGTTATCAACATTGTTACCCGGAAAAGCCTGGAGAACGGCTTTAACGGACGGGCTACGATGGCGTATTCACAAGGGCAGTATGGCCGCTTGAACCCCAATGGGTCGTTGAATTTCCGGCAGGGAAAATGGAGCGTTTTCGGGAGTTTGAACGCCTTTAAACCAGCCTGGTATTATACCAGTATGCAATTCGACCGTTTCTTCCCCGATGGGTCACTGCGGAACTCGATGACGACCCTGAACGAATACGGGTCGCTGGCCACCAACCTCGGCGTCGACTATGCCATTAATGATCAGCATGTTGTTGGCATACGGCTAAACGGGAAATTGACGGACGATGCCAACGACAATCGAACCAATACCGCCTTCGTAAATACAATGGGTCAATCGGATTCTACGCTGTATACAACTAACGAAAGTATGGAGCACAATCGGGTATATGACGCCAACCTGAATTACAAAGGTACCTTCAAGGCGGGGCGCGAACTAACGGTCAACTTGACCCAAACCCGCCTTCGAAAAGACGTTGTTCAGGATATTGCGTATCAACTCTCCATACCCTCAGGAGGAATTGTTCGAACACCGGATCAACTGCGTATTGTGAACCCCAGCCAGCAGTACAGCTTCATTGGTCAGACGGATTATACCACGCCTATTGCAAATGGTAAAGCCAAGGTTGACGTGGGCGCAAAATTTATTGACATTCGTAATGATAACGTCGTTCGGCAGGAACGGGTGGAAGGCGGTCAATATACAACAGACCCCAGTTATACCTTCACGGGCTTATATACCGAACGAACCTATGCTGCGTACACAACGGTGAGCAAACAGTTTAAAAGTGGTCTTTCTATTCAGGGGGGCGTTCGAGCCGAGCAAACGCGGCAGGAGCTGAGGGAGTCCAGCCTGGAGCGCACTTATGGGGGCCTGTTTCCCAGTTTAAGCATTTCCCGTTCCTTCGATAACGGGCGTGCCTGGGGCGTTACCCTGAGCCGGAAGATAAGTCGGCCCAGCCTCAATAGTTTAGTGCCTTATCGGTATGTGGTAGACCGCTATACCCTGATTGAAGGTAACCCGTATATTTTGCCAACCTTTAGCAACACACTTGATTCATACTATAATCTGGGCAGCGTAACCGTGTTTGCCAATTATACCTACAATCGAAATCTGATTACCAACGTGATCAGCGGGGATGTGCAAACGCGGATTTACACGCAAAAAGATGATAACCTGCGGAACGTGCATGATTTTTATGGCGGGGTAACTTTGTCGAAAAATATTACCCGCAAGTGGCAAACCAATACCACACTTGTAGGCACGGGAAACTACACCGATACGCCGTTGAATGAACTGGCGAGCTTCAGAACTAGCGGGTTCTGGACCTACATCAACTCCACCAACATTATTAGTTTGCCCAAAAGCTGGAAGTATGAGCTAAGCCTTATTTATAGTTCCCCCATGCGTTATGCCATCTTCAGACAGAAGTCGATTTATGGTATGTCGATGAGTATTAATAAGGCGATACTCGCCGAAAAAGGAAGTTTGCGCGTTTCCTTCGAAGATATTTTCCGAACGCAGCGAAGCCGTATCGAATCGTCTTATGGGGTAGTTAACATGGCTATGAGAAGCTACAGTGATCAGCAACGGGTTCGGTTTACCTTCTCTTATAATTTTGGCAAGAAAACCGTTAAATCGGCCCGCGAAACCAGCCTCGGAAATGACTCGGAGAAGGGTCGTATGAGTAACAAGTGA
- a CDS encoding Rhodanese domain protein (PFAM: Rhodanese domain protein~SMART: Rhodanese domain protein~KEGG: cps:CPS_3148 putative phage shock protein E): MKLRLLLLLFLASASLSSYAQKASAKSANDQYVCLPCGSDCDHAVLDGPGSCPHCGMRLVLKKSVVFTNISPAELCKTVAARPNVILLDVRTPDEFAGRARENFGRLKNAINIPVQELESRLSELNGAKNKEIIVYCSHSHRSPRASHILTENGFTDVKNMTGGMSVWNESVGQLPLGKALLVK; this comes from the coding sequence ATGAAACTACGACTGCTTCTACTGCTTTTCCTCGCCAGCGCATCGCTGAGCAGTTATGCGCAAAAAGCCAGCGCCAAATCGGCAAACGATCAATATGTGTGTCTGCCCTGCGGGTCTGACTGCGACCATGCTGTACTGGATGGACCCGGCAGCTGTCCGCATTGTGGTATGCGGCTGGTGCTCAAAAAGAGTGTCGTTTTTACGAACATTTCTCCTGCCGAACTTTGCAAAACGGTAGCCGCCCGACCTAACGTCATTCTGCTGGATGTCCGAACACCGGACGAATTTGCAGGAAGGGCGCGTGAAAATTTCGGTCGGTTAAAAAACGCCATTAATATTCCGGTTCAGGAACTGGAAAGCCGTTTGTCCGAGCTGAATGGGGCGAAAAATAAAGAGATCATTGTGTATTGCTCGCACAGCCACCGAAGTCCGCGAGCCAGCCACATTCTGACGGAGAACGGCTTCACCGATGTCAAGAATATGACCGGCGGCATGTCGGTCTGGAATGAATCGGTTGGTCAGCTTCCTCTTGGTAAAGCGCTGTTGGTCAAGTAA
- a CDS encoding conserved hypothetical protein (KEGG: mex:Mext_1188 hypothetical protein), whose translation MSGPSRYGGPFQLGHCHKKGNTAKLHIYMLTRLPFLLLLIALASQSQARIIRIEITSVQSPTFEGKVFGRVGAYEKLRGKAYGELDPNSPQNALITDIRLAPRNAKGMVEYAMDIYILKPIDLGKGNHKLFLEINNRGGKLIGGFNKSNGGNDPTTAAQAGEGFLMNLGYTLAWNGWDCSAAPVNNNLTITVPIARNADGSSITGPSYEYISFDNAASLTYSLAYPAATLEKAQATLTVRDHLGDKPITIPADGWEYASDKTIRLLPTGTPFRQSAIYEFNYTAKDPIVAGIGFAATRDFVSFLRYATADDFGNPNPLANDIRYTFSYSLSQPARYVNDFQTLGFNADEQNRRVLDGIENWLGGASGIALNYRFAQPSRTERNRQNHLYPEGVFPFAYPVLTDPLTRKTAGRLARCTTNNTCPKVFEINSANEYWVKAASLLHTDSRGNDLPDPDNVRFYLISGAQHGTGNETNRGTCQQFQNPTNGEPALRALFMALDDWVTKGIAPPASKVPRKSDGTAVIALPQPGSQTGVIPQAALGWPTIPGVTYTGLITTRYFLDFGPSLDQGVITRFPTSVANRPSYVNFVSKVDKDGNEVAGIRLPPVTVPIATTTGWALRRAEYGENDGCEGAGQYIPFKATKAERVAANDPRLSVQERYRTHEGYVAAVRKSVQKLIEQRFLLAEDGEDYVKTAQESKL comes from the coding sequence ATGTCTGGGCCAAGCCGCTACGGTGGACCATTCCAGCTTGGCCATTGTCATAAAAAAGGTAACACTGCCAAGCTCCACATTTATATGCTCACCCGCTTACCCTTCCTGCTGCTCCTGATTGCCCTGGCTTCCCAGTCTCAAGCGCGTATCATCCGTATCGAGATCACCAGTGTTCAGTCGCCCACGTTTGAGGGTAAGGTATTTGGACGGGTGGGCGCTTACGAGAAACTGCGGGGCAAAGCCTATGGCGAACTTGACCCCAACAGCCCGCAGAACGCGCTCATTACGGATATCAGGCTGGCTCCCCGTAATGCAAAAGGCATGGTGGAGTACGCTATGGATATTTATATCCTAAAACCCATCGACCTCGGCAAGGGCAACCACAAGCTTTTTCTGGAAATCAACAACCGGGGCGGCAAGCTTATTGGCGGGTTCAACAAAAGCAATGGCGGCAACGACCCGACAACGGCCGCACAAGCTGGTGAAGGATTTCTAATGAACCTAGGCTACACGCTGGCCTGGAACGGCTGGGACTGTTCGGCCGCGCCGGTCAATAACAACCTGACGATCACGGTTCCCATCGCCCGAAACGCTGATGGTTCGTCCATAACGGGTCCGTCTTACGAGTATATCTCCTTTGATAATGCAGCTTCCCTGACGTATTCGCTCGCTTACCCGGCCGCCACGCTGGAAAAAGCGCAGGCAACGCTTACCGTGCGGGATCATTTGGGGGATAAACCCATTACGATTCCGGCCGATGGTTGGGAATACGCCAGCGATAAAACCATCCGGCTTTTGCCGACCGGAACACCCTTCCGGCAAAGCGCCATTTATGAGTTCAACTACACGGCCAAAGACCCCATTGTGGCCGGGATAGGCTTTGCGGCCACCCGTGATTTTGTCTCGTTTTTGCGGTATGCCACGGCCGACGATTTCGGGAATCCGAACCCCCTGGCGAACGACATCCGGTACACCTTTTCGTATTCACTCTCGCAGCCCGCCCGCTATGTCAATGATTTTCAAACGCTGGGTTTCAATGCCGATGAGCAGAACCGGCGGGTACTGGATGGCATCGAAAACTGGCTCGGTGGGGCCAGTGGTATTGCCCTCAACTACCGCTTCGCCCAGCCCTCGCGCACGGAGCGCAACCGGCAAAATCACCTCTACCCGGAAGGCGTTTTCCCCTTCGCCTACCCCGTTCTGACCGACCCGCTTACGCGGAAAACCGCCGGACGGCTGGCCCGATGCACCACCAACAACACTTGCCCGAAAGTCTTCGAGATCAACTCCGCCAACGAATATTGGGTAAAAGCTGCGTCGCTGCTGCATACCGATAGCCGGGGCAATGACCTCCCCGACCCCGACAATGTTCGGTTTTATTTGATTTCCGGGGCACAACACGGAACGGGCAACGAAACGAACAGGGGAACCTGTCAGCAGTTTCAAAACCCCACCAACGGCGAACCGGCTTTGCGGGCACTCTTTATGGCGCTCGATGACTGGGTCACGAAGGGCATTGCTCCCCCCGCCAGTAAAGTCCCCCGAAAGTCAGATGGAACGGCGGTTATCGCCCTCCCGCAACCGGGTTCTCAAACGGGCGTAATTCCACAGGCTGCTCTGGGCTGGCCCACCATTCCGGGCGTGACTTACACGGGGCTTATCACCACCCGTTACTTCCTCGACTTCGGCCCTTCGCTCGATCAGGGCGTTATTACCCGTTTCCCGACCAGCGTCGCTAACCGGCCCTCGTACGTAAATTTTGTATCGAAAGTTGATAAAGATGGTAACGAAGTGGCGGGTATTCGCTTACCGCCGGTTACCGTGCCCATTGCCACCACCACCGGCTGGGCCTTGCGCCGGGCCGAATACGGCGAAAATGACGGATGCGAAGGCGCCGGGCAATACATTCCGTTTAAGGCCACTAAAGCCGAACGGGTAGCCGCCAACGACCCGCGACTGTCGGTACAGGAACGCTACCGAACCCATGAGGGCTATGTAGCCGCTGTCCGAAAGTCGGTGCAGAAGCTGATCGAACAACGGTTTTTACTGGCGGAAGATGGGGAAGACTATGTTAAAACTGCGCAGGAAAGCAAACTGTAA
- a CDS encoding hypothetical protein (KEGG: rso:RSp1565 cytochrome c oxidase polypeptide I), whose translation MYPQTNKQVDVETAFRKPYLISWLAIPVLLLAGFLFRKHTVNIQLYDTYFVIANSHVALAGSALLLILGLGYWLILLTGKSPNVALTLFHLLPTIGVPMLLALPMFSSDSLGSAQWLSLVVLAFIAGQCVFVVNILMTLLRK comes from the coding sequence TTGTACCCGCAAACCAATAAACAAGTTGACGTGGAAACAGCCTTCCGGAAACCATACCTGATAAGTTGGCTGGCAATACCTGTGCTTCTGTTGGCGGGGTTTTTATTTCGTAAACATACGGTGAATATTCAACTGTATGATACTTATTTTGTGATTGCCAATAGCCACGTTGCGCTGGCAGGATCAGCTTTATTGCTGATTCTTGGATTAGGTTATTGGCTGATCTTGTTGACCGGCAAAAGTCCGAACGTCGCCCTGACTCTGTTTCATCTATTACCAACGATAGGCGTGCCGATGCTGTTGGCCCTGCCTATGTTCAGCAGTGACAGCTTAGGGAGTGCTCAGTGGCTGTCCCTGGTTGTACTCGCTTTCATCGCAGGCCAGTGTGTTTTTGTGGTTAACATCCTGATGACCTTGTTGCGGAAGTAA
- a CDS encoding hypothetical protein (KEGG: hypothetical protein), translated as MENNRTFIPVQPGGEELQEIMGQVPSTLVRWGNSVLLLLVVSLLLATYFVSFPERITGRFQLEKAPVRHPVRQRGLTARPLYGVIRVGQKRAGKIEPGQTVLLKFDSYPVDEFGAVGGKVIRIADTSDSTGQWLIDVVLPNGLLTTRHQQLPHRTDMLAQADIVLEDVRLIHRIIPGLGIAH; from the coding sequence ATGGAGAATAACCGAACATTCATTCCCGTACAACCCGGTGGCGAAGAGCTACAGGAAATAATGGGCCAAGTACCATCAACGCTGGTTCGCTGGGGTAATTCTGTACTGCTACTGCTAGTAGTTTCGCTGTTGCTGGCAACGTATTTTGTCTCCTTCCCGGAGCGAATTACTGGCCGGTTCCAACTGGAAAAGGCGCCTGTCCGTCATCCGGTTCGGCAGCGGGGCTTAACCGCTCGTCCGCTATACGGCGTCATCCGGGTTGGTCAGAAACGAGCTGGTAAAATTGAACCGGGGCAAACCGTACTTTTAAAATTCGACAGCTACCCAGTGGATGAGTTTGGGGCCGTAGGCGGGAAAGTCATCCGAATTGCCGATACAAGCGATTCGACGGGTCAATGGTTGATTGACGTTGTTCTGCCCAATGGCTTATTAACAACGCGACACCAACAGCTACCGCACCGGACGGACATGCTGGCTCAGGCAGACATCGTGCTGGAAGACGTTCGGCTGATACACCGCATTATTCCGGGCCTGGGCATTGCGCACTGA
- a CDS encoding hypothetical protein (KEGG: hypothetical protein LOC100077151): protein MKLSSYQVINYSMNKQLILHTLLLVTLTVTAQAQSGNTKTSKPKSARSTAPGSVVIDSSTNVSATNDGASGQSGRPMAIPSSTTAQGTSVKTQERAARKVKRSSRSK, encoded by the coding sequence ATGAAGTTATCATCATACCAAGTGATTAACTACAGCATGAACAAGCAACTAATTCTTCATACACTGCTACTGGTAACCCTAACGGTTACGGCTCAGGCGCAATCAGGAAACACAAAAACGAGCAAGCCTAAATCGGCCAGAAGCACCGCGCCCGGCAGTGTCGTTATCGACAGTTCGACGAATGTCAGTGCCACCAACGACGGAGCCAGCGGGCAAAGTGGCCGACCAATGGCCATTCCATCAAGCACCACAGCGCAGGGAACATCGGTGAAAACGCAGGAACGGGCTGCTCGAAAGGTGAAGCGGAGTTCGCGGAGTAAGTAG
- a CDS encoding L-lactate transport (TIGRFAM: L-lactate transport~PFAM: L-lactate permease~KEGG: azo:azo1165 LctP protein): protein MTWKQVIDPFNNITLSVLVALIPILFIFWALIIRKMKGYQASLVATGLAMLIATLVYGMPVGLALLSAAHGALYGLFPICWLVIMAVFLFNLTVKSGQFEIIKYFMGSITADRRLQGLLIAFSFGSFLEGTAGFGAPVAITAAMLVGLGFNPLYASGICLIANTAPVAFGSIGIPITVASQVSGIPELPISQMVGRTLPILSVMLPFYLVSIIAGFRKAREIWPAVVVSGVSFAFLQYFSSNFLGPALPDVIAGLGSIICLMTFLRYWKPKTIWRFDNEPAATVDTSISYTTGQVIRAWSPFIVLTIIIISWGMQPIKDVLNSAGMFQFEFPGLHNAILGSDGNPIPKLFKVNYLSAAGTAILLAALIAIPLVGLTYRIGLTVFKETIIQLRFPILSVASVLAFAYILNDSGITLTLAAVLASTGLLFPFFAPVLGWLGVFITGSDTSANALFSKLQYATAQSIGVDPVVTVAANVSGGVVGKMISPQSIAVAAAAGNLVGKESQLFRFTVKHSFYMLIFISFLTLAQAYVLKWMIPVYEMLDGKKAAVLPDLTKGYLYLGILAVVLVGIGVSIRAMAGKDKQIPKLVD from the coding sequence ATGACCTGGAAACAAGTAATTGACCCATTCAACAACATTACGTTGTCCGTACTGGTCGCGTTGATCCCCATTCTGTTTATCTTCTGGGCGTTGATCATCCGGAAAATGAAAGGCTATCAGGCCAGTTTGGTAGCCACGGGGCTGGCTATGCTCATTGCCACCCTGGTGTATGGTATGCCCGTCGGGCTGGCGCTGCTGTCGGCGGCACATGGTGCCCTGTACGGCCTGTTTCCGATCTGCTGGCTGGTGATCATGGCGGTTTTTCTGTTCAATCTCACTGTGAAAAGCGGGCAGTTCGAAATCATCAAATACTTCATGGGGTCCATTACCGCCGACCGACGGCTACAGGGACTGTTGATCGCGTTTTCCTTCGGCTCGTTTCTGGAAGGCACCGCCGGTTTTGGTGCTCCCGTGGCCATTACGGCGGCCATGCTGGTCGGACTGGGGTTCAACCCGTTGTATGCGTCGGGCATCTGCCTAATCGCCAACACGGCCCCGGTAGCGTTTGGCTCCATCGGCATTCCCATTACGGTAGCCTCGCAGGTGTCGGGCATTCCCGAGCTACCCATTTCGCAAATGGTGGGCCGGACGCTGCCCATCCTCTCCGTCATGCTGCCGTTTTATCTGGTCAGCATCATTGCCGGATTCCGAAAAGCACGTGAGATATGGCCTGCGGTGGTGGTGTCGGGCGTTTCGTTTGCCTTTCTGCAGTATTTTTCGTCCAACTTCCTCGGCCCCGCCCTCCCCGATGTCATCGCGGGATTAGGGTCGATTATCTGCCTGATGACCTTCCTGCGCTATTGGAAACCGAAAACCATCTGGCGTTTTGATAACGAACCAGCCGCTACAGTCGACACCAGCATCAGCTACACCACTGGACAGGTGATTCGGGCGTGGTCGCCGTTTATCGTGCTCACGATCATTATCATCTCATGGGGGATGCAGCCGATCAAAGATGTGCTCAATTCGGCGGGGATGTTCCAGTTCGAGTTTCCGGGTCTGCACAACGCCATTCTGGGCAGCGACGGCAACCCGATACCCAAGCTCTTCAAAGTTAACTACCTCTCAGCAGCCGGAACGGCTATTTTACTGGCAGCCCTCATCGCTATTCCGCTGGTCGGGCTAACATACCGAATTGGGTTAACCGTCTTTAAAGAAACCATCATCCAGTTGCGGTTTCCCATTCTGTCGGTGGCCTCGGTGCTGGCCTTCGCCTATATTCTGAACGATTCCGGCATTACGCTCACACTAGCGGCCGTTCTGGCGAGTACGGGTCTGCTGTTCCCCTTTTTCGCCCCGGTACTGGGCTGGCTGGGGGTGTTCATTACGGGTTCCGACACCTCAGCCAACGCGCTGTTCAGCAAATTGCAGTATGCCACGGCCCAGTCCATTGGCGTTGACCCGGTGGTGACGGTCGCGGCCAACGTGTCGGGGGGCGTGGTTGGTAAAATGATTTCGCCCCAATCCATTGCCGTAGCAGCCGCAGCCGGGAATCTGGTCGGCAAAGAGTCGCAGTTGTTCCGATTCACGGTGAAACACAGCTTTTACATGCTGATTTTCATTAGTTTCCTGACGCTGGCGCAGGCTTACGTGCTGAAATGGATGATTCCGGTCTACGAAATGCTCGACGGTAAGAAAGCCGCCGTCCTGCCGGATTTGACGAAAGGGTATCTGTATCTGGGTATATTAGCCGTGGTTTTGGTAGGGATTGGGGTTAGTATCAGAGCGATGGCGGGGAAGGATAAACAGATACCGAAGCTGGTTGATTGA
- a CDS encoding D-isomer specific 2-hydroxyacid dehydrogenase NAD-binding protein (PFAM: D-isomer specific 2-hydroxyacid dehydrogenase NAD-binding; D-isomer specific 2-hydroxyacid dehydrogenase catalytic region~KEGG: ppd:Ppro_2951 D-isomer specific 2-hydroxyacid dehydrogenase, NAD-binding), whose amino-acid sequence MKIVVLDGYTLNPGDLSWEGVEKLAEVTVYDRTPADQIVERAQDADIVFTNKTPLDAATLDQLPNLKFISVLATGFNIVDIATAKKKGVVVSNVPGYGTPSVVQLTFALLLELTLHVQRHSDSVRDGKWARSVDFCFWDYPLIELAGKTMGIIGFGSIGEKVADVATAFGMNIIGSKRHRTDQSHRPNFKWAEIPELLAESDVVSIHTPLVPETQGLINKENLALMKPSAFLLNTSRGPIIVDQDLADALNNGVIAGAGIDVLSKEPPLPDNPLFTAKNCLITPHIAWATTEARARLMAITVENLAAFLDGKPVNVVN is encoded by the coding sequence ATGAAGATTGTCGTATTAGATGGCTACACCCTGAATCCGGGCGATTTATCCTGGGAAGGTGTTGAAAAACTGGCTGAGGTGACGGTGTATGACCGAACGCCCGCCGACCAAATCGTGGAACGGGCTCAGGATGCCGACATCGTTTTTACCAATAAAACGCCCCTCGACGCGGCCACCCTCGACCAACTGCCCAACCTTAAATTCATCAGCGTACTGGCTACTGGTTTCAACATTGTGGACATCGCCACCGCGAAAAAGAAAGGTGTTGTCGTGAGCAATGTGCCCGGTTATGGCACGCCCTCCGTCGTTCAACTGACGTTTGCGTTGCTGCTCGAACTGACCCTGCACGTGCAGCGGCACAGCGATTCGGTACGCGATGGCAAGTGGGCGCGGTCGGTGGATTTCTGTTTCTGGGATTACCCACTCATCGAACTGGCGGGCAAAACGATGGGCATCATCGGCTTCGGGAGTATCGGTGAAAAAGTGGCCGATGTAGCCACGGCCTTTGGCATGAACATCATCGGCTCCAAACGGCACCGCACCGATCAGTCGCACCGGCCGAATTTCAAATGGGCCGAGATTCCGGAGTTGCTGGCGGAGTCGGACGTGGTGAGTATTCATACACCGCTGGTGCCCGAAACGCAGGGGCTTATCAACAAAGAAAATCTGGCCCTGATGAAGCCCTCGGCCTTTCTGCTCAACACCTCGCGCGGACCGATCATTGTGGACCAGGATTTAGCCGATGCGCTCAACAACGGCGTCATTGCCGGTGCCGGAATCGACGTTTTGTCCAAAGAACCGCCCCTACCCGACAACCCGCTATTTACGGCCAAAAACTGCCTTATCACCCCACATATCGCCTGGGCCACCACCGAAGCCCGCGCCCGACTTATGGCCATTACGGTCGAGAACCTGGCCGCGTTTCTGGATGGCAAACCGGTGAATGTGGTGAATTAG